From a single Nostoc sp. MS1 genomic region:
- a CDS encoding (2Fe-2S) ferredoxin domain-containing protein, whose amino-acid sequence MGDKFLTLSEFNLEGNFLGFVGKKPRKVKYLSLAVPSGDVLVKLPKKLRGSLASSLEIGEAINIYGVCKLNKHTGTIKLKAYQVIASDTINQIPLAPPAKIMVCQKAGCVKRGGKGLLSELEKTLCDRGLRDKVEIEHTDCQKRCSSAPNCVLMLGKKKYKKVHPEAIASLLESYLTAEHPCSQ is encoded by the coding sequence ATGGGTGATAAATTTTTGACGTTATCAGAGTTTAATCTTGAGGGAAATTTTCTCGGTTTTGTTGGCAAGAAACCCAGAAAGGTTAAATATTTAAGTTTGGCAGTTCCCTCTGGAGATGTGTTAGTTAAACTACCAAAAAAATTACGCGGTTCTCTGGCTTCTTCTTTAGAAATAGGTGAAGCAATCAATATTTATGGTGTCTGTAAGTTAAACAAACATACAGGTACAATTAAACTCAAAGCTTATCAAGTCATAGCCAGCGATACAATTAACCAAATACCATTAGCACCACCAGCTAAAATTATGGTGTGTCAAAAAGCTGGTTGTGTGAAACGTGGTGGTAAAGGTTTATTATCAGAATTAGAAAAAACTTTGTGCGATCGCGGTTTACGTGACAAAGTAGAAATAGAACACACCGACTGTCAAAAACGCTGTAGCAGCGCCCCTAACTGTGTTCTCATGCTGGGTAAAAAGAAATACAAGAAAGTTCATCCAGAGGCGATCGCATCTCTGTTAGAAAGTTATTTAACGGCTGAACATCCCTGTAGTCAATAG
- a CDS encoding DUF2949 domain-containing protein: MMTNTRNKNIELLAFLHKKLELSDKDMAVALKHQEFDNGPLPMLLWQYGLVDLEQLEQILDWLYNES; the protein is encoded by the coding sequence ATGATGACAAACACTAGAAACAAAAATATAGAATTACTAGCTTTTTTACATAAAAAACTTGAGTTATCTGATAAAGACATGGCTGTGGCCCTGAAACACCAGGAGTTCGACAACGGGCCTTTACCGATGCTCCTCTGGCAATACGGCTTAGTAGACTTGGAGCAACTAGAACAAATTTTAGATTGGTTATATAACGAGAGCTAG
- a CDS encoding Asr1405/Asl0597 family protein has translation MLPPWSSQVLQIPLCDRWQIYHRLQELMIPCSCHADGSLRVQVNSWLTAILVRSTVMQFLGSRQELIDWLERCWYCNHH, from the coding sequence ATGTTACCACCTTGGAGTTCTCAAGTGTTGCAGATACCGTTGTGCGATCGCTGGCAGATTTATCACCGATTGCAAGAGTTAATGATCCCCTGTTCCTGTCATGCAGATGGTTCATTAAGGGTGCAAGTAAATAGTTGGCTGACTGCAATTTTAGTCCGCAGTACGGTAATGCAATTTCTAGGTTCCCGTCAAGAATTAATAGACTGGCTAGAGCGTTGCTGGTATTGCAACCATCACTAG
- the cysE gene encoding serine O-acetyltransferase, whose product MQQSLDDIENPPDSTHISLLKNLLSGVFLEPLLSDFLIIFERDPAARNWLEVIFCYPGLHAICLHRFAHWLHRRGVAFFPRLISHLARFLTGIEIHPGAVIGKGVFIDHGMGVVIGETAIVGDYALIYQGVTLGGTGKESGKRHPTVGSHVVVGSGAKVLGNITIGDRVRIGAGSVVLRDVPHDCTVVGVPGRIITHKAKTNLSPLEHGKLPDLEADVIRSLLSRIEQLEQKLQKTLIDQSKEQELLTKDK is encoded by the coding sequence ATGCAACAGTCCTTAGATGATATCGAGAATCCCCCGGATTCGACACATATATCCCTGCTGAAAAATCTACTCTCTGGCGTTTTTTTGGAGCCATTATTGAGTGATTTTTTGATTATTTTTGAACGCGACCCGGCTGCACGTAATTGGTTGGAAGTTATCTTCTGTTACCCAGGTCTTCACGCTATTTGTTTACACCGTTTCGCCCATTGGTTACACCGTCGGGGTGTGGCTTTCTTCCCGCGCCTGATTTCGCACTTGGCGAGGTTCCTCACCGGAATTGAAATTCATCCGGGTGCGGTGATTGGTAAAGGTGTGTTTATCGACCACGGGATGGGCGTTGTCATCGGTGAAACGGCGATTGTGGGAGATTATGCCCTAATTTATCAGGGTGTGACTCTGGGCGGTACTGGGAAGGAAAGCGGGAAGCGTCATCCTACGGTGGGTAGTCATGTGGTAGTGGGTTCGGGTGCGAAGGTTTTGGGAAATATCACAATTGGCGATCGCGTGCGTATTGGCGCTGGTTCAGTTGTCTTGCGTGATGTTCCCCACGATTGCACTGTTGTCGGCGTTCCTGGACGCATTATTACCCACAAAGCCAAAACCAATCTTTCTCCTCTGGAACACGGAAAGTTACCTGACCTAGAAGCAGATGTAATTCGTTCTTTGCTGTCACGCATTGAACAACTTGAACAAAAACTGCAAAAAACGCTGATAGATCAATCAAAGGAACAAGAACTGTTGACGAAAGATAAGTAA
- a CDS encoding nitrogen fixation protein NifZ, with amino-acid sequence MQRDEYELDSEPAYEIGEKVRLRKQIKNDGTFPGREIGEILAKKGDIGYVASIGTFLQSSYIYAVHFLDKGIIVGCKAKEIESAEENHESDVTSE; translated from the coding sequence ATGCAGCGCGATGAATACGAATTAGATTCAGAACCCGCTTATGAAATAGGAGAAAAAGTCAGACTCCGCAAACAAATTAAGAACGATGGCACATTTCCCGGCAGAGAAATCGGGGAGATTTTAGCCAAAAAAGGAGATATAGGTTACGTAGCTAGTATAGGTACATTTTTACAAAGTTCCTATATTTATGCCGTGCATTTTTTGGATAAGGGAATCATTGTCGGTTGTAAAGCAAAAGAAATAGAATCTGCTGAGGAAAACCATGAAAGTGATGTTACGAGTGAATGA
- a CDS encoding Rpn family recombination-promoting nuclease/putative transposase — MKTDSIFYRLFQEFPSIFFELIGKPPETANTYQFSSVEVKQTAFRIDGVFLPTQDEENPIYFVEVQFQPDSDIYLRLVSETLLYLRQNKPKYTWRGVVLYPNRSIDTGDTKDCHEFFTSQRLTRIYLDELGDTTSLPIGIATIKLVIADEDTAIDKARELINRTKQAGDLQFPQKQLLELIETILIYKLPNVSREEIEAMFGLSELKQTRVYQEAKQEGSVEAKLKAVPKLLALGLSVEQIAQALDLNVAQVHQVAQQASPNE, encoded by the coding sequence GTGAAAACAGACAGCATATTTTACCGCCTATTTCAAGAGTTCCCCAGTATATTCTTTGAACTAATTGGTAAACCACCCGAAACAGCAAATACCTATCAATTTTCTTCAGTTGAAGTGAAACAAACAGCTTTTAGAATTGATGGTGTATTTCTACCTACTCAAGACGAAGAAAACCCAATTTATTTTGTTGAAGTCCAATTTCAACCAGACTCAGACATTTACTTACGCCTAGTTTCAGAAACACTTTTGTATCTGCGGCAAAATAAACCTAAATACACTTGGCGAGGTGTAGTTCTTTATCCTAATAGAAGTATTGATACAGGAGATACAAAAGATTGCCATGAATTTTTTACTAGTCAACGTCTAACACGAATTTACCTGGATGAATTAGGCGATACTACATCACTCCCTATAGGTATTGCTACCATCAAATTAGTAATTGCAGATGAAGATACAGCCATAGATAAGGCTAGGGAATTAATCAACCGCACTAAGCAAGCAGGAGATTTGCAATTCCCACAAAAACAATTACTAGAATTGATAGAGACAATTCTAATTTATAAATTACCTAATGTAAGTCGAGAGGAGATAGAAGCAATGTTTGGCTTAAGTGAGTTGAAGCAAACGCGAGTTTACCAAGAGGCTAAACAAGAAGGTAGCGTTGAGGCAAAATTAAAAGCTGTACCTAAACTGTTGGCACTGGGTTTATCCGTCGAACAGATAGCACAAGCTTTAGATTTGAATGTTGCACAAGTCCACCAAGTAGCACAGCAAGCAAGTCCAAATGAATAA
- the nifT gene encoding putative nitrogen fixation protein NifT, producing MKVMLRVNDAGNLTVYVPKKDLEELVVKQTDGAEGKVLTLANGWELEFKEIPDVANLPKTLEAKRLE from the coding sequence ATGAAAGTGATGTTACGAGTGAATGATGCCGGTAACTTAACAGTCTACGTTCCTAAAAAAGATTTAGAAGAACTAGTAGTTAAACAAACAGATGGTGCTGAAGGAAAGGTTCTGACTTTAGCTAATGGTTGGGAATTAGAGTTTAAGGAAATACCAGATGTAGCTAATTTGCCCAAAACTTTGGAAGCAAAAAGACTGGAGTAG
- the nifV gene encoding homocitrate synthase yields MNKVLINDTTLRDGEQAAGVAFTLEEKVAIAKFLDTIGVPELEIGIPAMGEEEMRAICAISNLGLNANLLAWNRAVMSDIKASIACGMKRVHIAIPVSGIQIAAKFHGQWRVSLQRLKDCISFAVDQGLWVAVGGEDSSRADENFLLDVALYAQEWGASRFRFCDTVGVLDPFTTYGKVKLLVSALSIPVEVHTHNDFGMATANALAGIKAGAASVNTTVIGLGERAGNAALEEVVMAIKRIYGVDMGIDTPRLLELSQLVATASGANVPPWKAIVGENTFAHESGIHAHGVLQNPDTYEPFAPEEVGWERRLVLGKHSGRHLVSNLLEQHGIFLNPEETQAVLDAVRQQSVKKKRSLTIEELLNLVKEQRYSHAAR; encoded by the coding sequence ATGAATAAAGTTCTAATTAATGACACTACATTACGTGATGGTGAGCAAGCCGCAGGTGTTGCTTTTACCTTGGAAGAGAAAGTTGCGATCGCTAAATTTCTCGATACCATCGGTGTACCTGAATTAGAAATTGGCATTCCAGCGATGGGTGAGGAAGAAATGCGTGCCATATGTGCAATTTCTAACTTGGGTTTAAACGCCAACCTCCTGGCTTGGAACCGCGCCGTTATGTCAGATATCAAAGCTTCCATCGCTTGTGGAATGAAGCGCGTGCATATCGCCATCCCCGTTTCCGGTATTCAAATCGCCGCGAAATTCCACGGACAATGGCGAGTAAGTCTGCAAAGACTCAAAGATTGTATCAGCTTTGCCGTTGATCAAGGTCTTTGGGTAGCAGTAGGGGGAGAAGATTCCTCCAGAGCTGATGAAAACTTCTTATTGGATGTCGCATTATACGCTCAAGAATGGGGTGCATCCCGGTTTCGTTTCTGCGACACAGTAGGAGTTCTTGATCCTTTCACCACCTACGGAAAAGTAAAGCTACTCGTCTCAGCTTTAAGCATTCCTGTAGAAGTTCACACACACAACGATTTTGGCATGGCCACAGCTAACGCCTTAGCAGGGATTAAAGCTGGTGCTGCTTCTGTCAATACTACCGTGATTGGTTTGGGTGAGCGAGCTGGTAACGCCGCCTTAGAAGAAGTTGTGATGGCTATCAAACGCATCTATGGCGTAGATATGGGTATTGACACACCCCGTTTGTTGGAACTATCGCAACTAGTAGCCACTGCTTCTGGTGCTAATGTACCACCTTGGAAGGCGATCGTTGGTGAAAATACCTTTGCTCACGAATCAGGTATTCATGCACATGGTGTACTGCAAAATCCTGATACCTATGAACCATTTGCACCTGAAGAAGTTGGTTGGGAACGCCGTTTAGTGCTAGGTAAACATTCAGGAAGACATTTAGTTTCTAACTTATTAGAACAGCACGGAATTTTCTTGAACCCAGAAGAAACCCAAGCTGTTTTAGATGCAGTACGCCAACAGTCAGTTAAGAAAAAACGCAGTTTGACTATAGAAGAACTGTTGAACTTGGTAAAAGAACAGAGGTATTCTCATGCAGCGCGATGA
- a CDS encoding AAA family ATPase: MITLEGYKVLTELHASPNSQIYRGYRELDQQPVVLKVLRQEYPPPEAIARFKLEYELTCRFQVPGIIQAYDLKKYQNTLVLVLEDFGGYSLRELLNQAPLSLENFLQLAIQITTALAEIHQQQIIHKDINPSNILLNPQTQQTKIIDFGIATRLSRENPTLRNANVLEGSLAYISPEQTGRMNRSLDYRTDFYSLGVTFYELLTHQLPFISDDPVEMVHSHIAKQPISPHQLNPQIPPVVSEIVMKLLAKTAEARYQSAFGLRADLQQCLEMLNTTGQVPLFALGQQDHSGRFQIPQKLYGREVEVAKLLAAFDRASQGQSEVMLIAGYSGIGKSALVQEIYKPITQQRGYFISGKFDQLQRNIPYSSLIQAFQALIRQLLTTSEAEITTWREKLLNALGVNGQVIIDVIAEVELIIGTQPPVVKLSPKEAQTRFNLVLQNFIKVFTQKEHPLVMFLDDLQWADSASLQLIELLVSQADSQYLLLIGAYRDHEVDKSHPLRATIASLEQAGVAIHELILTPLELPQIQQLLNDTLNNSDLAQITTLAELLEQKTHGNPFFMNEFLKSLYTEGLLEFNFSQRQWQWQLAKIQATPITDNVVELMAGKIQKLPALTQEALKLAACIGNSFDLHTLAIASAKSLPDVAAQLWEALQTGLIFPQGYDYQLLQVADQEVAANLTKLDVFYKFLHDRVQQAAYSLIPSDEKQALHLRVGQLLLQSITPQKQEEKIFDIVNQLNFGIALITDTQQRQELAQLNLTAGNKAKASAAYQPALDYLTMGINCLSPNCWQEQYDLALALHTAAAEAAYLSGNFERMDALTEEVLQNTRKTIDQVQVYAIKIQAAIARDQLLAASQLGLQVLKLLGITLPYNPGKPQIMLGLLKTKLALVGKPISTLAELPELTHPSKLAAIRILASIASATYLAAPNVFPLTVFKQVEISAKYGNAAESAFAYATYGLILCGVVGDLAGGYKFGELALQVLDRFHGQHLQARTLFVVNSFVRHWQEPLQNTIASLHAAFQVGRNTGDTEYAAFCANTCTMHSYFSGQNLAELDECLAIYVEAIQQFKKQPIVTLVQLYRQAVANLQGKNANPGELVGEFYDATVMLPQHIESNYRTAIFYDYTNHITLNYWFEEYATAVKNADLAIPYLDAVVALYIVGWFYFYDSLARLALVPVASATERQKLLQQVAANQKKLQVWAKFSPDNYTHKLALVKAEWHRVHGESSEAIAAYDQAIALAQSHQYINEAALANELTAKFYLSAQFYLAENKFKIAQVYMQEARYLYLQWGATAKVKDLEAKYPQMFTHAPEKASKSLTTTTSNQTTRTSSSSSESLDLLTVIKASQTLSEDIRLDRLLANLMRILMENAGAQRGFLLLESKGKFLIEAQGIVGENRIQVLESLSIEDNQTLSTAIVNYVIRTKTNVVLNDAVYEVLEIGEFIKDPYIRQYQPRSILCTPLINQGKLAGIVYLENNLTTGAFTPDRLELLNLLSAQAAISIENARLYTDLAALNQNLSSLNKAYERFVPRQFLQFLNKQSIVDVELGDQVQREMSVLFTDIRAFTTLSESMTPAENFQFINDYLSRMEPIILQHNGFIDKYIGDAIMALFAGDADDAVQAGIAMLQTLTTYNAERQAEGYLPIEIGIGINTGSLILGTVGGLNRMDSTVISDAVNLASRIEGLTKTFNAPLLITDQTFQRLKQRDRYGIRVVGQVKVKGKTNAVTVHEVFAADSPEIGAGKAATLELFASALAYYEQQEFAAAAEYFLDCLQQNPWDQVAQKYLESCQAGKETASIFTDAVKF, from the coding sequence ATGATCACACTGGAAGGGTATAAAGTCCTGACAGAACTGCACGCCAGCCCCAATTCTCAGATTTATCGAGGATATAGAGAGTTAGATCAACAACCAGTAGTATTGAAAGTTCTGAGGCAAGAATACCCACCTCCAGAAGCGATCGCCCGGTTTAAACTGGAATATGAACTCACGTGCCGCTTTCAAGTACCGGGAATCATTCAAGCCTACGACTTGAAAAAATATCAAAACACCTTAGTATTAGTTTTAGAGGATTTTGGCGGCTACTCCCTGCGTGAGTTACTCAATCAAGCGCCTCTATCGCTAGAGAACTTTTTACAATTGGCTATACAAATAACTACAGCTTTAGCAGAAATTCATCAGCAACAAATTATTCATAAAGACATTAATCCTAGCAATATTCTCCTTAATCCCCAGACTCAACAAACAAAAATCATTGACTTTGGAATTGCTACTAGGTTGTCGCGGGAAAATCCCACTTTGCGAAATGCAAATGTTTTAGAAGGGAGTTTGGCTTATATTTCTCCCGAACAAACAGGGAGGATGAACCGTTCTCTTGATTATCGCACAGACTTTTACTCTTTGGGAGTTACTTTCTACGAACTGTTAACTCACCAATTACCTTTTATTAGTGATGATCCTGTAGAAATGGTTCACAGCCATATTGCCAAACAACCGATTTCGCCTCACCAACTCAATCCCCAAATTCCACCAGTAGTTTCGGAAATTGTGATGAAGTTGCTGGCCAAAACTGCCGAAGCACGGTATCAAAGTGCTTTTGGGTTAAGGGCAGATTTACAGCAATGCCTGGAGATGTTAAATACTACAGGGCAAGTTCCCTTATTTGCACTAGGGCAGCAAGATCACTCTGGTAGATTTCAAATTCCGCAAAAATTGTACGGACGAGAAGTAGAAGTAGCAAAATTGCTGGCAGCTTTTGACCGAGCTAGTCAAGGACAGAGCGAAGTGATGCTGATCGCAGGTTATTCTGGAATCGGTAAATCAGCCTTAGTGCAAGAAATTTATAAACCAATTACCCAGCAACGGGGATATTTTATTTCTGGGAAGTTTGACCAATTGCAACGTAATATCCCTTACAGTTCCTTAATTCAAGCATTTCAAGCATTAATTCGCCAACTGCTAACTACAAGTGAAGCCGAAATTACTACTTGGCGGGAAAAATTATTAAATGCTCTTGGTGTCAATGGCCAAGTAATTATCGATGTGATTGCAGAGGTGGAACTGATTATTGGGACTCAGCCGCCTGTTGTAAAACTATCACCAAAGGAAGCGCAAACTCGGTTTAATTTAGTTTTGCAAAACTTTATTAAGGTATTTACCCAAAAAGAACATCCTTTAGTAATGTTCTTGGATGATTTGCAATGGGCAGATAGTGCATCTTTGCAGTTAATTGAGTTGTTAGTTAGTCAAGCAGACAGTCAATATCTATTGCTAATTGGTGCTTATCGTGATCACGAAGTAGATAAAAGCCATCCACTACGGGCAACGATCGCCTCCTTAGAACAAGCAGGGGTAGCTATTCATGAACTAATTTTAACACCCTTAGAATTGCCCCAAATTCAACAACTATTGAATGATACCCTCAACAATAGCGATTTAGCACAAATTACGACTTTAGCAGAACTACTTGAGCAGAAAACTCATGGCAATCCCTTCTTCATGAATGAGTTTTTGAAGTCGCTGTATACAGAAGGATTGCTAGAGTTTAATTTCAGCCAACGCCAATGGCAATGGCAACTGGCAAAAATCCAGGCAACTCCGATCACCGATAATGTAGTCGAGTTGATGGCTGGGAAAATTCAAAAGTTGCCAGCACTAACCCAAGAAGCTTTAAAATTGGCAGCTTGTATTGGTAATTCCTTTGATTTGCATACTTTGGCGATCGCTAGTGCTAAATCCCTTCCAGATGTCGCCGCCCAACTTTGGGAAGCTTTGCAAACAGGATTAATCTTCCCCCAAGGTTATGACTACCAACTCTTACAAGTTGCCGATCAAGAAGTCGCCGCCAACTTAACAAAGTTGGATGTGTTCTACAAATTCCTGCACGATCGCGTCCAACAAGCAGCTTACTCACTGATTCCCAGCGACGAAAAACAGGCACTACACTTGCGGGTGGGGCAACTGTTACTACAAAGCATTACTCCCCAGAAGCAAGAGGAAAAGATTTTTGATATTGTTAACCAACTGAATTTCGGTATCGCTCTGATTACAGATACTCAACAGCGACAGGAACTCGCTCAGTTGAACTTAACGGCTGGCAACAAAGCCAAAGCCTCAGCCGCATATCAGCCAGCCTTAGATTATCTGACAATGGGGATTAACTGCCTAAGCCCTAACTGTTGGCAGGAACAGTATGATCTAGCTTTGGCACTGCACACAGCCGCCGCCGAAGCTGCATATTTGAGTGGCAACTTTGAGCGCATGGATGCACTTACAGAAGAAGTACTGCAAAACACCCGCAAGACAATCGATCAGGTACAGGTTTATGCGATCAAAATTCAAGCAGCGATCGCCCGTGATCAATTGTTGGCAGCTTCTCAACTCGGTCTGCAAGTATTGAAACTTCTGGGTATTACCTTACCCTACAACCCAGGCAAACCGCAAATTATGCTGGGATTGTTAAAAACTAAACTCGCTTTGGTAGGTAAACCAATCTCCACCTTAGCTGAGTTGCCAGAACTTACCCATCCCTCAAAATTAGCAGCAATTCGCATCTTGGCTAGTATCGCCTCTGCTACCTACCTAGCAGCCCCGAATGTGTTTCCTTTGACCGTCTTTAAACAGGTGGAAATATCCGCTAAATACGGCAACGCGGCGGAATCAGCCTTTGCTTACGCTACCTATGGCTTGATTCTTTGTGGTGTTGTGGGAGATTTAGCTGGGGGATATAAATTTGGTGAGTTAGCTTTGCAAGTACTAGACCGTTTTCATGGTCAACACCTACAAGCAAGAACTTTATTTGTAGTTAATTCCTTTGTGCGCCACTGGCAAGAACCACTGCAAAATACTATTGCTTCACTCCACGCTGCATTTCAAGTTGGGCGTAATACGGGCGATACTGAGTACGCCGCATTTTGTGCCAATACATGCACTATGCACTCCTATTTTAGTGGTCAAAATCTAGCTGAATTAGATGAATGTTTAGCTATTTACGTAGAGGCAATTCAGCAATTTAAGAAACAACCTATTGTTACTCTTGTGCAACTTTATCGCCAAGCAGTTGCTAATTTACAGGGAAAAAATGCTAATCCTGGTGAGTTGGTGGGGGAATTTTATGATGCCACAGTTATGTTACCCCAGCATATCGAAAGTAATTACCGTACTGCTATTTTTTATGATTATACTAATCACATCACACTAAATTATTGGTTTGAAGAATATGCCACAGCCGTTAAGAATGCTGATTTGGCAATTCCTTATTTAGATGCGGTTGTGGCTTTATATATTGTGGGATGGTTCTACTTTTATGACTCGTTAGCACGACTCGCTTTAGTCCCAGTTGCTAGTGCCACCGAACGTCAAAAATTACTCCAGCAAGTGGCAGCAAACCAGAAAAAATTGCAAGTATGGGCAAAGTTTTCTCCAGATAACTATACCCATAAATTAGCTTTAGTTAAAGCAGAATGGCATCGGGTACATGGAGAATCTAGTGAAGCGATCGCAGCTTATGACCAAGCCATTGCCTTAGCCCAATCACACCAGTATATTAATGAAGCGGCTCTTGCCAACGAATTGACTGCTAAATTTTACTTATCTGCACAATTTTACTTGGCTGAAAACAAATTTAAGATTGCCCAAGTTTATATGCAGGAAGCCCGCTATCTTTATTTACAGTGGGGAGCGACAGCTAAGGTAAAAGATTTAGAAGCCAAGTATCCGCAAATGTTTACACACGCCCCAGAAAAAGCTAGTAAATCTTTAACAACTACTACTTCTAATCAAACCACTCGTACTAGTAGCAGTAGCTCAGAATCATTGGATTTGCTAACAGTTATCAAAGCTTCGCAAACTCTTTCTGAAGATATTCGCCTAGATAGACTTTTAGCTAATTTAATGCGGATTTTAATGGAAAATGCCGGAGCGCAACGGGGGTTTTTGTTATTGGAAAGTAAAGGCAAATTTCTCATTGAAGCTCAAGGAATTGTTGGTGAAAATCGGATTCAGGTTTTAGAATCACTCAGTATTGAAGATAACCAAACTCTTTCGACGGCGATCGTTAACTATGTGATTCGGACTAAAACTAATGTAGTCCTCAACGATGCCGTCTACGAAGTTCTAGAGATTGGGGAATTTATTAAAGACCCTTACATTCGCCAATACCAACCGCGCTCAATTCTCTGCACTCCCTTAATTAACCAAGGTAAGTTGGCTGGGATTGTCTATTTAGAAAATAACTTGACAACAGGAGCATTTACCCCTGATCGCTTGGAATTACTCAATCTGCTTTCCGCACAAGCCGCGATTTCTATTGAAAATGCTCGGTTGTATACCGATTTAGCCGCACTCAACCAAAACCTGAGCAGCCTGAACAAAGCTTATGAACGCTTCGTTCCGCGTCAATTTCTCCAATTCCTGAATAAGCAAAGCATTGTAGATGTGGAATTAGGCGATCAGGTGCAACGGGAAATGTCGGTTTTATTTACCGATATTCGCGCCTTCACCACCCTTTCAGAAAGCATGACTCCCGCCGAAAATTTCCAATTTATCAACGATTATCTCAGCCGCATGGAGCCGATCATACTCCAACACAATGGCTTTATCGACAAATATATTGGTGATGCCATCATGGCATTGTTTGCTGGTGATGCCGATGATGCAGTACAGGCGGGAATTGCCATGTTGCAAACCTTAACAACTTACAATGCAGAACGCCAAGCCGAGGGTTACTTACCAATTGAAATTGGCATTGGTATTAATACTGGTTCGCTCATTTTGGGGACAGTCGGTGGGTTGAATCGCATGGATAGTACAGTGATTAGTGATGCAGTTAATCTTGCATCGCGCATTGAAGGATTGACCAAAACATTCAACGCTCCATTGTTAATTACCGACCAAACTTTTCAGCGCTTAAAACAGCGCGATCGCTATGGTATTCGTGTAGTAGGTCAGGTGAAGGTGAAAGGTAAGACAAATGCTGTAACTGTTCATGAAGTGTTCGCCGCCGACTCCCCTGAAATTGGTGCAGGCAAAGCAGCTACCTTAGAGTTATTTGCCTCAGCCTTAGCCTATTATGAACAACAAGAATTTGCCGCCGCCGCCGAGTATTTTCTCGATTGCTTGCAGCAAAACCCGTGGGATCAAGTCGCGCAGAAGTATCTTGAGTCCTGTCAAGCAGGAAAAGAAACAGCATCAATTTTTACCGATGCTGTTAAATTCTAG